A window of the Lactuca sativa cultivar Salinas chromosome 5, Lsat_Salinas_v11, whole genome shotgun sequence genome harbors these coding sequences:
- the LOC111910160 gene encoding uncharacterized protein LOC111910160 translates to MQQGGRDVFVTRGFDTWSKKKSLKDHEGKVDSRHNKAKQKCENLVKKNQSISEAFHKQTEVEASNYQIRLRATIDTCRFLLKNTLPFRGHDESDGSLSKGLFIEQLSFLMDHNEIIYNVTLQITPKNEKLTSPKIQKEIVQCFSKEIIKFICEEIGKDVFVILVDESSNVSKKEQMTMVLRYVNILGIVKERFVGVVHVNDTSSLTLKEAIDSVRGQGYDVASNMQGAFNSLKALILKDNPSTYYVHCFAHQLQLVVVAVAKNHDGAEDFFEQLALVVNVVCASCKIKDIIQESYKGRVQKEIGNGEIDTRRGLNQEISLVIAGDTKWSSHYKTITSLKNLFPEAVKVLNYVQGEGSSLHNQNQAYGILSYFKTLDFVFYLHLMLEIFGLIDTLSRHLQRKDQDILETASLVKVTMKTLKALRNNGFPSILEKVFSFCQKHKIKIVEMPECYVTPRNRRTKITNQHHFEVDIFKTVLDMQIQEFGNRFSEVSINLLEYMSALSPCNAFSMFDKSKLVKLSELYKTDFTALERVYLDGQLETYYHSLIDDERFANLKGIADLSRLMVETGKHCSFPLV, encoded by the exons ATGCAACAAGGGGGGAGAGATGTATTTGTGACGAGAGGCTTTGACACTTGGAGTAAAAAGAAATCATTGAAAGATCATGAGGGTAAAGTTGATAGTCGTCACAACAAAGCAAAACAAAAGTGTGAAAATCTAGTAAAGAAAAACCAATCTATTAGTGAAGCTTTCCATAAGCAAACCGAAGTTGAAGCGAGTAACTATCAAATTCGATTACGTGCTACAATTGATACTTGtagatttttattgaaaaatacgTTACCATTTCGTGGTCATGATGAGTCAGATGGCTCTCTTTCTAAGGGTCTTTTCATTGAACAATTATCATTCCTTATGGACCATAATGAAATCATTTATAACGTTACTTTACAAATCACtccaaaaaatgaaaaattgacgTCTCCGAAGATTCAAAAAGAAATTGTTCAATGCTTTTCAAAAGAGATAATAAAGTTCATTTGTGAAGAAATTGGTAAGGATGTGTTTGTTATATTAGTAGACGAGTCTAGTAATGTATCAAAAAAGGAACAAATGACTATGGTTTTGCGATATGTTAATATCCTTGGAATTGTGAAGGAAAGATTTGTTGGAGTTGTGCACGTGAATGATACATCTTCTTTAACTCTAAAAGAAGCCATTGATTCA gTAAGAGGGCAAGGATATGATGTAGCAAGTAATATGCAGGGTGCATTTAACAGTTTGAAAGCATTGATATTGAAAGATAACCCTTCGACATATTATGTACATTGTTTTGCACACCAACTCCAGTTAGTGGTTGTGGCTGTAGCAAAGAACCATGATGGTGCTGAAGATTTCTTTGAGCAATTAGCTTTGGTGGTTAATGTGGTGTGTGCTTCTTGTAAAATAAAAGATATCATACAGGAGAGTTACAAGGGAAGGGTTCAAAAAGAAATTGGTAATGGTGAAATTGACACCAGAAGAGGTTTAAATCAAGAGATTTCTCTTGTTATAGCTGGAGATACAAAATGGAGTTCACATTATAAAACAATAACAAGTTTAAAGAATCTATTTCCGGAGGCAGTCAAGGTTCTTAATTATGTTCAAGGGGAGGGATCTAGTTTACATAACCAAAATCAAGCGTACGGTATTTTGTCATATTTCAAGACACTTGATTTTGTGTTTTATTTACACTTGATGTTGGAGATTTTTGGTCTCATAGATACCTTGTCAAGACATCTTCAAAGAAAGGATCAAGATATTTTGGAAACGGCTTCTTTGGTGAAAGTGACAATGAAAACGCTAAAAGCTTTAAGAAATAATGGATTTCCTTCAATATTGGAGAAAGTATTTTCTTTTTGTCAgaaacataaaattaaaattgTGGAAATGCCTGAATGTTATGTTACTCCAAGAAACCGTAGGACCAAGATTACTAATCAACATCACTTTGAAGTTGATATTTTCAAAACGGTTTTGGATATGCAAATTCAAGAGTTTGGGAACCGTTTTAGTGAAGTGAGCATCAATTTGCTAGAATACATGTCGGCTTTGAGTCCTTGTAATGCATTCTCTATGTTTGACAAATCAAAGTTGGTGAAGCTAAGTGAGTTGTACAAAACGGATTTTACTGCTTTAGAAAGGGTGTATCTTGATGGTCAACTTGAAACCTATTATCACTCTTTGATTGATGATGAGAGATTTGCTAATTTGAAGGGCATTGCGGACCTTTCTCGTTTGATGGTGGAAACTGGAAAACATTGTTCTTTTCCTTTGGTTTAA
- the LOC111910187 gene encoding uncharacterized protein LOC111910187, translated as MEIDGFLYETLSPLSSNVAASTIASTPPPAPSSPTPSDSEPYLVLRNHIPISTNSTPLPETSAPEFFSLDVDADDWRTPTPPLKRSRLATPLPDEEPTRSLEAGWFRANCRFKSPMLQLHKEILDFCDFLSPTSEEQVSRDTAVESVSDVIKYIWPMCKVEIFGSFKTGLFLPSSDVDMVILDSHIRTPQMGLHALSRALSQRGVAKKIQVIAKARVPIIKFVEKRSGISFDVSFDMENGPKAAEYIQDAISKWPQLRPLCLILKVFLQQRELNEVYSGGIGSYALLAMLIAMLRNSLDTHASPEHNLGVLLVTFFDMYGRKLNTSDVGISCNDGGTFFSKKSKGFLNANRRSLLAIQDPQAPDNDIGKNSFNYFQIKSAFGMACSTLTNTKLIMSLGPNRSILGTIIRPDKVLLERKGGLNGDVTFTNLLPGAGDPLEKDFVEHEGLFCNWNVDDEEEPLPRGKGVMISDDDDDDVAAGSTSKKKSKRGVKLYKSAKVKVKKVKKRKRASSEA; from the exons ATGGAAATCGACGGGTTTCTCTATGAAACCCTATCCCCTCTATCATCCAACGTCGCCGCCTCCACCATCGCATCCACACCGCCGCCGGCTCCCAGTTCCCCTACCCCTAGCGACTCCGAACCGTACCTTGTGCTACGGAatcatatacccatatctacGAATTCGACGCCCTTGCCGGAAACTTCCGCTCCGGAATTCTTCTCTCTCGATGTCGACGCCGATGATTGGAGGACTCCGACGCCGCCCCTCAAACGTTCGCGATTGGCCACTCCTTTGCCTGATGAAGAACCCACCAGAAGTCTTGAGGCTGGTTGGTTTCGTGCCAATTGTCGGTTTAAGAGCCCCATGCTCCAGCTTCACAAAG AGATCCTGGATTTTTGTGATTTTCTGTCTCCAACTTCTGAAGAGCAAGTATCACGCGACACAGCAGTCGAATCTGTTTCAGATGTTATAAAGTATATCTGGCCTATGTGCAAG GTAGAAATTTTTGGCTCTTTCAAGACAGGGTTGTTCTTACCAAGCAGTGATGTTGAT ATGGTGATACTAGACTCACATATTCGAACTCCTCAAATGGGTTTACATGCTCTCTCTAGGGCTTTATCTCAAAGAGGTGTTGCAAAAAAGATTCAG GTGATTGCTAAAGCCCGTGTGCCAATCATTAAATTTGTGGAAAAAAGAAGTGGCATCTCATTTGATGTAAG TTTTGATATGGAAAATGGGCCGAAAGCAGCTGAATATATACAG gaTGCTATATCCAAGTGGCCCCAGTTAAGGCCATTATGTTTGATTTTGAAAGTTTTTCTACAACAACGCGAGTTAAACGAG GTGTATTCAGGTGGGATTGGTTCTTATGCACTTCTAGCTATGCTAATAGCAATGTTGCGG AATTCACTTGATACTCATGCTTCTCCAGAACATAATCTTGGAGTTCTTttg GTTACTTTTTTTGATATGTATGGGCGTAAGTTGAATACATCTGATGTTGGCATATCTTGCAATGATGGAGGAACCTTTTTTTCTAAAAAGAGCAAAGG ATTCTTAAATGCAAACAGGCGATCACTGCTTGCTATCCAGGATCCACAG GCTCCGGATAATGATATAGGAAAAAATTCCTTCAACTATTTCCAG ATAAAATCAGCTTTTGGAATGGCATGTTCGACTTTGACAAACACAAAACTGATAATGAGTCTAGGCCCCAACAGGAGCATTCTTGGCACCATTATAAGACCAGATAAGGTTTTGTTGGAGAGAAAAGGAGGTTTGAATGGTGATGTGACATTTACCAATTTACTCCCTGGAGCAGGGGACCCGTTGGAGAAAGACTTTGTGGAACACGAGGGGCTTTTTTGTAATTGGAATGTAGACGATGAGGAAGAGCCATTGCCTCGTGGAAAGGGGGTTATGatcagtgatgatgatgatgatgatgttgctgCAGGGTCTACTTCTAAGAAGAAGTCAAAGAGAGGGGTCAAACTGTATAAGtcggccaaagtcaaagtcaaaaaggTGAAGAAGAGAAAGAGAGCCTCATCAGAGGCCTGA
- the LOC111910188 gene encoding putative nuclear RNA export factor SDE5 isoform X1, which produces MTRMKGSSSGISFSNDDEKNLEWLLEVFGSKISPDDMASAYCQAGGDINKANEILCSMLGSSSSNDLHISADDLVSTTTPADTCVGTVSGVNGSDYARLGIMNEPPKVLYRPKTRNSGVSMGTVSGRIGADYGRSRPLTKEPREITKPVKLMSNEIPASQIWVEKSKPDNVKTETMNKDIELFLLKMLGDGFQLDMDVIKQVVGGCGYDVQESMEKLMNMSAPTLDLGNATSSMVDLDQTCKDFQDLGIKSEEKLQFNDSAGRSNLEKEILGKLFTSGVETGAIPIRPRREPRTRKYGVVTGPLEEPVTIFKSPIVEKEANNGCDGNEETEDNYETLREAALEHWVTMKKYYRAAAEAYAKGDYELAKKFVKQGHFYMDKAREANEMSGKMLTEPRNDGEAVSIDLNIYDPKDAIRLLKTQLKSMCGIPSIRYLKVKVGTSGDNTKPNARKRLICKLLERDGISWSDEEDGQTMAVRVDVVNPKRLSFNKN; this is translated from the exons AT GACAAGGATGAAAGGGTCTTCTTCTGGCATATCTTTTTCCAATGACGATGAGAAGAACTTGGAATGGTTGCTTGAAGTTTTTGGCTCAAAGATATCTCCTGATGACATGGCATCTGCTTATTGCCAAGCAGGGGGTGACATAAATAAAGCTAATGAAATACTTTGTAGTATGCTTGGAAGCTCTTCCAGCAATGATTTACACATTTCAGCTGATGATTTGGTTAGTACTACTACACCTGCTGATACTTGTGTGGGTACAGTTTCTGGTGTAAATGGTTCTGATTATGCAAGATTGGGAATAATGAATGAGCCTCCAAAGGTTCTTTATCGACCTAAAACAAGAAACTCTGGCGTATCAATGGGTACAGTTTCAGGCAGAATTGGTGCTGATTATGGAAGGTCAAGGCCTTTAACTAAAGAACCCCGTGAAATTACCAAACCAGTGAAGTTAATGTCAAATGAGATTCCTGCATCCCAGATTTGGGTTGAGAAATCAAAACCAGATAATGTAAAAACTGAAACTATGAATAAGGATATTGAGCTCTTTCTGCTTAAGATGCTTGGAGATGGCTTCCAACTAGACATGGATGTAATCAAACAGGTGGTTG GTGGCTGTGGGTATGATGTGCAAGAG AGCATGGAGAAACTAATGAACATGTCAGCTCCCACTTTGGATTTGGGAAATGCCACTTCAAGcatggtggaccttgaccaaacATGTAAAGACTTTCAAGATTTGGGAATTAAGTCTGAAGAGAAGCTACAATTCAATGATTCTGCAGGAAG GTCAAATCTTGAAAAGGAAATATTGGGAAAACTATTTACTTCTGGAGTTGAAACAGGAGCTATTCCTATACGCCCAAGAAGAGAACCAAGGACAAGAAAATATGGTGTAGTTACTGGACCTTTAGAAGAGCCAGTAACAATATTCAAGTCTCCAATTGTAGAAAAAGAAGCTAATAATGGTTGTGATG GAAATGAAGAAACTGAAGATAATTATGAGACGCTAAGAGAAGCTGCATTGGAGCATTGGGTCACAATGAAAAAATACTACAGAGCT GCTGCTGAGGCTTATGCCAAAGGTGACTATGAGCTTGCAAAAAAGTTTGTTAAACAG GGACACTTTTATATGGACAAGGCTCGTGAGGCAAACGAGATGTCTGGTAAAATGCTAACTGAACCTAG AAATGATGGGGAGGCGGTTTCTATCGATTTAAATATATATGATCCAAAAGATGCTATTCGTCTGTTGAAAACACAATTAAAATCTATGTGTGGCATACCAT CCATTCGTTATCTGAAAGTGAAGGTTGGGACAAGTGGCGATAATACCAAACCAAATGCACGTAAACGTTTG ATATGTAAGCTACTAGAAAGGGATGGAATAAGTTGGAGTGACGAAGAGGATGGTCAAACAATGGCTGTTAGGGTTGATGTCGTTAATCCTAAACGATTAAGTTTTAACAAAAATTAG
- the LOC111910188 gene encoding putative nuclear RNA export factor SDE5 isoform X2: MTRMKGSSSGISFSNDDEKNLEWLLEVFGSKISPDDMASAYCQAGGDINKANEILCSMLGSSSSNDLHISADDLVSTTTPADTCVGTVSGVNGSDYARLGIMNEPPKVLYRPKTRNSGVSMGTVSGRIGADYGRSRPLTKEPREITKPVKLMSNEIPASQIWVEKSKPDNVKTETMNKDIELFLLKMLGDGFQLDMDVIKQVVGGCGYDVQESMEKLMNMSAPTLDLGNATSSMVDLDQTCKDFQDLGIKSEEKLQFNDSAGRSNLEKEILGKLFTSGVETGAIPIRPRREPRTRKYGVVTGPLEEPVTIFKSPIVEKEANNGNEETEDNYETLREAALEHWVTMKKYYRAAAEAYAKGDYELAKKFVKQGHFYMDKAREANEMSGKMLTEPRNDGEAVSIDLNIYDPKDAIRLLKTQLKSMCGIPSIRYLKVKVGTSGDNTKPNARKRLICKLLERDGISWSDEEDGQTMAVRVDVVNPKRLSFNKN; encoded by the exons AT GACAAGGATGAAAGGGTCTTCTTCTGGCATATCTTTTTCCAATGACGATGAGAAGAACTTGGAATGGTTGCTTGAAGTTTTTGGCTCAAAGATATCTCCTGATGACATGGCATCTGCTTATTGCCAAGCAGGGGGTGACATAAATAAAGCTAATGAAATACTTTGTAGTATGCTTGGAAGCTCTTCCAGCAATGATTTACACATTTCAGCTGATGATTTGGTTAGTACTACTACACCTGCTGATACTTGTGTGGGTACAGTTTCTGGTGTAAATGGTTCTGATTATGCAAGATTGGGAATAATGAATGAGCCTCCAAAGGTTCTTTATCGACCTAAAACAAGAAACTCTGGCGTATCAATGGGTACAGTTTCAGGCAGAATTGGTGCTGATTATGGAAGGTCAAGGCCTTTAACTAAAGAACCCCGTGAAATTACCAAACCAGTGAAGTTAATGTCAAATGAGATTCCTGCATCCCAGATTTGGGTTGAGAAATCAAAACCAGATAATGTAAAAACTGAAACTATGAATAAGGATATTGAGCTCTTTCTGCTTAAGATGCTTGGAGATGGCTTCCAACTAGACATGGATGTAATCAAACAGGTGGTTG GTGGCTGTGGGTATGATGTGCAAGAG AGCATGGAGAAACTAATGAACATGTCAGCTCCCACTTTGGATTTGGGAAATGCCACTTCAAGcatggtggaccttgaccaaacATGTAAAGACTTTCAAGATTTGGGAATTAAGTCTGAAGAGAAGCTACAATTCAATGATTCTGCAGGAAG GTCAAATCTTGAAAAGGAAATATTGGGAAAACTATTTACTTCTGGAGTTGAAACAGGAGCTATTCCTATACGCCCAAGAAGAGAACCAAGGACAAGAAAATATGGTGTAGTTACTGGACCTTTAGAAGAGCCAGTAACAATATTCAAGTCTCCAATTGTAGAAAAAGAAGCTAATAATG GAAATGAAGAAACTGAAGATAATTATGAGACGCTAAGAGAAGCTGCATTGGAGCATTGGGTCACAATGAAAAAATACTACAGAGCT GCTGCTGAGGCTTATGCCAAAGGTGACTATGAGCTTGCAAAAAAGTTTGTTAAACAG GGACACTTTTATATGGACAAGGCTCGTGAGGCAAACGAGATGTCTGGTAAAATGCTAACTGAACCTAG AAATGATGGGGAGGCGGTTTCTATCGATTTAAATATATATGATCCAAAAGATGCTATTCGTCTGTTGAAAACACAATTAAAATCTATGTGTGGCATACCAT CCATTCGTTATCTGAAAGTGAAGGTTGGGACAAGTGGCGATAATACCAAACCAAATGCACGTAAACGTTTG ATATGTAAGCTACTAGAAAGGGATGGAATAAGTTGGAGTGACGAAGAGGATGGTCAAACAATGGCTGTTAGGGTTGATGTCGTTAATCCTAAACGATTAAGTTTTAACAAAAATTAG